The Impatiens glandulifera chromosome 8, dImpGla2.1, whole genome shotgun sequence genome includes a window with the following:
- the LOC124912930 gene encoding alpha carbonic anhydrase 8-like, producing the protein MECNKDEASRAKEIAENKFQAMDLVGAKRFALKAKSLYPNLAGIEKMVSTLDVYISAERKINGVTDWYGVLGVDPSADLVTLKKHYRMMALMLHPDKNNTIGADGAFKLISASWNVLSDKDSRSSYDLKRGTTLQKYPIPSKVPTNGFSPQKNVPTTAQRTPKANSPKTAQRTPQENIPKKTTQRTPKKSVPKAPQTSRKRKYNNVVPPAPAPAPAPAPAPAPAPAPAPVPDPDPAPAPAPARHPRPPPPSSLKKISSFWTLCRSCKTMHQYTLNYRNYYIPCIICQQLFPAIEITAPPNHHRGYICTLRGKSNQEQVPVSGPAAGGSSTSFETGSTSKEAANGYEEMKRESSMPPPKTRKFSLFGVKIIDN; encoded by the coding sequence ATGGAGTGTAACAAAGACGAAGCCAGTCGGGCAAAGGAGATTGCAGAAAATAAATTTCAAGCGATGGATTTAGTTGGTGCTAAAAGATTTGCTTTAAAAGCAAAATCTCTTTACCCGAATCTCGCCGGGATTGAGAAGATGGTGTCGACTCTGGATGTTTATATTTCTGCAGAAAGGAAAATAAACGGGGTAACAGATTGGTATGGAGTATTGGGTGTTGATCCAAGTGCAGACCTTGTTACATTGAAGAAGCATTATAGGATGATGGCTCTGATGCTTCATCCGGACAAGAACAACACAATTGGGGCTGATGGAGCTTTTAAGCTCATTTCTGCATCCTGGAATGTTTTATCCGATAAAGACAGTCGGTCATCATATGACCTCAAGAGGGGAACAACTCTACAGAAGTATCCGATACCATCAAAAGTTCCAACAAATGGATTCAGCCCCCAAAAGAATGTTCCAACAACTGCACAAAGGACCCCTAAAGCTAATAGTCCGAAGACTGCACAAAGGACCCCGCAAGAAAATATCCCCAAGAAGACTACACAAAGGACCCCTAAAAAGAGTGTTCCTAAGGCACCACAAACATCAAGGAAGAGAAAGTACAACAATGTTGTCCCTCCAGCTCCAGCCCCAGCCCCAGCCCCAGCCCCAGCCCCAGCCCCAGCCCCAGCCCCAGCTCCAGTTCCAGATCCAGATCCAGCTCCAGCTCCAGCTCCAGCTCGGCATCCACGTCCTCCACCTCCATCATCTCTAAAGAAGATAAGTTCGTTTTGGACCCTCTGTCGGAGCTGCAAGACCATGCATCAGTACACTCTAAATTACCGGAACTATTACATTCCATGTATTATTTGTCAACAATTATTTCCGGCAATTGAAATTACAGCACCCCCTAATCATCATCGAGGATACATTTGTACCCTTCGAGGTAAATCGAACCAAGAACAGGTTCCGGTTTCTGGACCAGCAGCTGGTGGAAGTTCGACATCTTTCGAGACTGGTTCGACATCTAAGGAGGCTGCCAATGGGtatgaagaaatgaaaagagaatCAAGTATGCCGCCACCCAAAACAAGAAAATTCAGCTTATTTGGTGTTAAAATTATTGACAATTAG
- the LOC124912932 gene encoding dnaJ homolog subfamily B member 14-like, which produces MDCNKDEAHRAKEIAERMFSESDLTGARRFAKKANSLFPDLDGVQSLISILDVYLCAERKVNGETDWYGILGVDPRADHDTIKRKYKNMVLILHPDKNKRVEANHAFGYIRESWKILSDEKSRESYDRKRRGTNQQQEVLVPSNGPDNGFSDVKVTIANQRRAGSSDFTPTFWTVCDHCKKKIEYFRIYVNRNIRCSNCRQLFLAIETAEPLDPSEAVDIKNEHSGHQYQEFTPIVVQGDSKFQWNPSSSSEPAAADIVATSDEAAAAVIIHKDDEHEVNEEEFTLPNPKRRKGEEEEAE; this is translated from the coding sequence ATGGATTGCAATAAGGACGAAGCTCATAGAGCTAAGGAAATCGCAGAAAGAATGTTTTCAGAAAGTGACTTGACGGGTGCGAGGAGATTTGCTAAGAAAGCAAATTCTCTTTTCCCGGATCTGGACGGGGTTCAGAGTTTGATTTCGATTCTGGATGTTTATCTTTGTGCCGAAAGAAAAGTAAACGGGGAAACGGATTGGTATGGAATACTGGGTGTTGATCCAAGAGCAGACCATGACACgattaagagaaaatataagaatatgGTTCTAATACTTCATCCAGATAAGAACAAGAGGGTCGAGGCTAATCATGCTTTCGGTTACATTCGTGAATCCTGGAAGATCTTATCTGATGAAAAAAGTCGTGAATCTTATGATCGTAAGAGGAGGGGAACAAATCAACAACAAGAGGTTCTGGTACCATCAAATGGACCTGATAATGGATTCTCTGATGTCAAAGTCACGATTGCTAATCAACGCAGAGCAGGAAGCTCCGACTTTACTCCTACGTTTTGGACTGTATGCGACCATTGCAAGAAAAAGATTGAATATTTTAGAATCTATGTCAACCGTAACATTCGATGCAGTAATTGTAGACAACTTTTTCTCGCAATTGAAACTGCAGAGCCTCTTGATCCTTCGGAAGCGGTGGACATCAAGAATGAACATTCTGGTCATCAATATCAAGAATTCACTCCTATTGTTGTTCAAGGTGATTCCAAATTTCAATGGAATCCGTCTTCTTCTTCTGAACCAGCTGCTGCTGATATTGTTGCAACATCTGATGAAGCTGCAGCAGCAGTTATCATTCATAAAGATGATGAACATGAGGTTAATGAGGAGGAATTTACTTTGCCAAATCCAAAAAGAAGAaagggagaagaagaagaggctGAATGA
- the LOC124912933 gene encoding uncharacterized protein LOC124912933, translating into MDCNKDEAHRAKEIAERMFSESDLTGARRFAKKANSLFPDLDGVQSLISILDVYLCAERKVNGETDWYGILGVDPRADHDTIKKKYKNMVLILHPDKNKRVEANHAFGYIRESWKILSDEKSRESYDRKRRGTNQQQEVLVPSNGPDNGFSDVKVTIANQRRAGGSDFTPTFWTVCDHCKKKIEYFRIYVNRNIRCSNCRQLFLAIETAEPLDPSEVVGIKNEHSGHQYQEFTPIVVQGDSKFQWNPPSSSEPAAADIVATSDEAAAAAVIIHKDDEHEVNEEEFTLPNPKRRKGEDEAE; encoded by the coding sequence ATGGATTGCAATAAGGACGAAGCTCATAGAGCTAAGGAAATCGCAGAAAGAATGTTTTCAGAAAGTGACTTGACGGGTGCGAGGAGATTTGCTAAGAAAGCAAATTCTCTTTTCCCGGATCTGGACGGGGTTCAGAGTTTGATTTCGATTCTGGATGTTTATCTTTGTGCCGAAAGAAAAGTAAACGGGGAAACGGATTGGTATGGAATACTGGGTGTTGATCCAAGAGCAGACCATGACACgattaagaagaaatataagAATATGGTTCTAATACTTCATCCAGATAAGAACAAGAGGGTCGAGGCTAATCATGCTTTCGGTTACATTCGTGAATCCTGGAAGATCTTATCTGATGAAAAAAGTCGTGAATCTTATGATCGTAAGAGGAGGGGAACAAATCAACAACAAGAGGTTCTGGTACCATCAAATGGACCTGATAATGGATTCTCTGATGTCAAAGTCACGATTGCTAATCAACGCAGAGCAGGAGGGTCCGACTTTACTCCTACGTTTTGGACTGTATGCGACCATTGCAAGAAAAAGATTGAATATTTTAGAATCTATGTCAACCGTAACATTCGATGCAGTAATTGTAGACAACTTTTTCTCGCAATTGAAACTGCAGAGCCTCTTGATCCTTCGGAAGTGGTGGGCATCAAGAATGAACATTCTGGTCATCAATATCAAGAATTCACTCCTATTGTTGTTCAAGGTGATTCCAAATTTCAATGGAATCCGCCATCTTCTTCTGAACCAGCTGCTGCTGATATTGTTGCAACATCTGATGAAGCTGCAGCAGCAGCAGTTATCATTCATAAAGATGATGAACATGAGGTTAATGAGGAGGAATTTACTTTGCCAAATCCAAAAAGAAGAAAGGGAGAAGATGAGGCTGAATGA